From the genome of Streptomyces sp. NBC_01317, one region includes:
- the prcA gene encoding proteasome subunit alpha, which translates to MSTPFYVSPQQAMADRAEYARKGIARGRSLVVLQYADGIVFVGENPSRALHKFSEIYDRIGFAAAGKYNEYENLRIGGVRYADLRGYTYDRDDVTARGLANVYAQTLGTIFSSAGEKPYEVELVVAEVGSTPDGDQIYRLPHDGSIVDEHGSVAVGGNAEQISTFLDQQHREGMSLAEALKLAVQALSRDTNGGEREIPAERLEVAVLDRERPQARKFKRVVGRQLARLLEADGAASTPTDAPSDTEDAEPGSGSGSGGTSADSDDK; encoded by the coding sequence GTGTCGACGCCGTTCTATGTCTCACCCCAGCAGGCGATGGCCGACCGGGCGGAATACGCCAGGAAGGGCATCGCCCGCGGTCGCAGTCTGGTTGTGCTCCAGTACGCCGACGGCATCGTCTTCGTCGGCGAGAACCCGTCCCGGGCGCTGCACAAGTTCAGCGAGATCTACGACCGGATCGGCTTCGCGGCCGCCGGCAAGTACAACGAGTACGAGAATCTGCGGATCGGTGGTGTGCGCTACGCGGATCTGCGCGGATACACCTACGACCGCGACGATGTGACGGCCCGTGGCCTCGCCAACGTGTACGCGCAGACGCTGGGCACGATCTTCTCCAGTGCCGGTGAGAAGCCGTACGAGGTGGAGCTGGTGGTGGCCGAGGTGGGGTCCACGCCGGACGGTGACCAGATCTACCGGCTGCCGCACGACGGCTCGATCGTGGACGAGCACGGCTCGGTCGCGGTGGGCGGGAACGCGGAGCAGATCAGTACGTTCCTGGATCAGCAGCACCGTGAGGGCATGTCGCTCGCGGAGGCGTTGAAGCTGGCGGTGCAGGCGCTGTCGCGGGACACCAACGGTGGTGAGCGGGAGATTCCGGCCGAGCGGCTGGAGGTGGCGGTCCTGGACCGTGAGCGTCCGCAGGCGCGGAAGTTCAAGCGGGTGGTGGGGCGTCAGCTGGCGCGTCTCCTGGAGGCGGACGGTGCGGCGTCGACCCCGACGGACGCGCCGTCGGACACGGAGGACGCGGAGCCCGGCTCCGGTTCGGGTTCGGGTGGGACGTCGGCGGACTCCGACGACAAGTAG
- a CDS encoding LacI family DNA-binding transcriptional regulator gives MTAQPPRPTSRDVARAAGVSQATVSLVLGDKWRGRVSEPTAAQVRETARTLGYTPNLAARSLRLGRTRTALLVVPALTNEFFARVYTGAAAVAAEHGFGVVIYPSPAGIGPARDPFGSARTALDGVIASSMATDALAAIRDAGLPLVMLDSDPAAPGAAAQVNLDIADGFRQVTDHLLGLGHRRLVHLASAVDSWTFGVRAHALADAVRDVPDAGVTTVTAPFDIGAAKEATLRALTAPGPRPTAVVCDGDIFAAGACKAVRHLGLRVPHDVSVTGFDDLALATAVEPELTTVRLPAEQVGERGMTALLAVLEGRRPEPGDLPVSLVVRGSTAPAPDNTTPGRPLLGLPGV, from the coding sequence ATGACAGCACAACCCCCGAGGCCCACCAGCCGGGACGTGGCCCGCGCCGCCGGCGTCTCCCAGGCCACGGTGTCGCTCGTCCTCGGCGACAAATGGCGCGGCAGGGTCTCCGAACCCACCGCCGCCCAGGTGCGCGAGACCGCGCGGACCCTCGGCTACACACCCAACCTCGCCGCCCGCAGCCTGCGCCTCGGCCGCACCAGGACCGCCCTGCTCGTCGTCCCCGCCCTCACCAACGAATTCTTCGCCCGCGTCTACACCGGCGCCGCCGCCGTCGCCGCCGAACACGGCTTCGGCGTCGTCATCTACCCCTCACCCGCCGGCATCGGACCCGCCAGGGACCCCTTCGGCTCCGCCCGCACCGCACTCGACGGCGTCATCGCCTCCTCCATGGCCACCGACGCCCTCGCCGCGATCCGCGACGCCGGACTCCCCCTCGTCATGCTCGACAGCGACCCGGCCGCCCCCGGGGCCGCCGCACAGGTCAACCTCGACATCGCCGACGGCTTCCGGCAGGTCACCGACCACCTCCTCGGCCTCGGCCACCGCCGCCTCGTCCACCTCGCCTCCGCCGTCGACTCGTGGACCTTCGGCGTACGGGCCCACGCCCTCGCCGACGCCGTACGGGACGTCCCCGACGCCGGCGTCACCACCGTGACCGCGCCCTTCGACATCGGCGCCGCCAAAGAAGCCACCCTGCGCGCCCTCACCGCCCCCGGCCCCCGGCCCACCGCCGTCGTCTGCGACGGCGACATCTTCGCCGCCGGCGCCTGCAAAGCCGTACGCCACCTCGGCCTGCGCGTCCCCCACGACGTGTCCGTCACCGGGTTCGACGACCTCGCCCTCGCCACCGCCGTCGAACCGGAACTCACCACCGTCCGACTGCCCGCCGAACAGGTGGGCGAGCGCGGCATGACGGCGCTCCTGGCCGTCCTCGAAGGCCGCCGGCCCGAGCCGGGCGACCTCCCCGTGTCCCTGGTCGTACGAGGCTCCACCGCACCCGCACCGGACAACACAACGCCGGGCAGGCCGCTGCTCGGCCTGCCCGGCGTGTAA
- a CDS encoding MFS transporter yields MAAGYGDILKAPHAARLLTGTLVGRLPNATAPIAIVLLVRAAGGSYSLAGGLAAVYGIANAVGQPLLGRAVDLYGQPRVQLPAAVVSALGAVLLVTAGIGSLPVAYAAVVVAGLATPPLEGGLRALWPRVLGAEDRVHRAYAVDAVAQEVMFTVGPLLVTLLVSLWSPGAALLVLNAVGVLGALSVVLSEPSRAWRSAPREAHWLGALRSPGLLALLGAFLFVGIALGSITVAGVAYADDHGREAVYTWLMAALGLGALVGGSVYGAREWSGTPERRLRVIVALLALGYLPLILTPGVLAMTAFATVAGVFLAPAIACAFLVVDRHAPRGTVTEAFSWLVTTFGVGASLGTAVAGPVVELSGTSASFAVAGAGGTAALVVLLATQRVLSAPARPSNAVPLIENDRSGAAEPGLGSGHQA; encoded by the coding sequence ATGGCCGCGGGGTACGGAGACATACTCAAGGCGCCGCACGCGGCGCGACTGCTCACGGGCACGCTGGTGGGGCGGCTGCCGAACGCCACGGCCCCCATCGCCATCGTGCTTCTGGTCCGCGCGGCGGGCGGGAGTTACAGCCTGGCCGGCGGGCTCGCGGCGGTGTACGGCATCGCCAACGCGGTCGGCCAGCCGCTGCTGGGCCGGGCGGTGGACCTCTACGGCCAGCCGCGCGTCCAGCTGCCCGCCGCCGTCGTCTCGGCGCTGGGCGCGGTCCTGCTGGTGACCGCCGGCATCGGGTCGCTGCCGGTCGCGTACGCGGCCGTGGTGGTCGCGGGTCTGGCCACGCCACCGCTGGAGGGCGGACTGCGGGCCCTGTGGCCCAGGGTCCTGGGCGCCGAGGACCGGGTGCACCGGGCGTACGCCGTGGACGCGGTGGCGCAGGAGGTGATGTTCACGGTCGGCCCGCTGCTGGTGACGCTGCTGGTCTCGCTCTGGTCGCCGGGCGCGGCCCTGCTGGTCCTGAACGCGGTCGGGGTGCTCGGCGCGCTGTCGGTGGTGCTGTCGGAGCCGTCGCGTGCCTGGCGCTCGGCGCCCCGGGAGGCGCACTGGCTGGGCGCGCTGCGCTCGCCGGGGCTGCTGGCGCTGCTGGGCGCGTTCCTGTTCGTGGGCATCGCGCTGGGTTCGATCACGGTCGCGGGGGTGGCGTACGCGGACGACCACGGCCGGGAGGCGGTGTACACGTGGCTGATGGCGGCGCTGGGCCTGGGGGCGCTGGTGGGCGGCTCGGTGTACGGGGCGCGGGAGTGGTCGGGGACGCCCGAGCGGCGGCTGCGGGTGATCGTGGCGCTGCTGGCACTCGGCTATCTGCCGCTGATCCTCACCCCCGGTGTCCTGGCGATGACGGCGTTCGCCACCGTCGCCGGGGTGTTCCTCGCGCCGGCCATCGCGTGTGCCTTCCTGGTGGTGGACCGGCACGCTCCGCGGGGCACGGTCACGGAGGCGTTCTCATGGCTGGTGACGACCTTCGGGGTGGGCGCGTCCCTGGGAACGGCCGTCGCGGGACCGGTGGTGGAGCTGTCCGGGACGTCGGCGAGTTTCGCCGTGGCGGGGGCGGGCGGGACGGCCGCGCTGGTGGTCCTGCTGGCCACTCAGCGGGTCCTCTCGGCTCCCGCGCGTCCTTCGAATGCCGTACCCCTGATCGAAAATGATCGAAGCGGGGCGGCCGAACCCGGTTTGGGCTCAGGCCATCAGGCGTAA
- the prcB gene encoding proteasome subunit beta, with product MEANTRSTGRLPAAFLTPGSSSFMDFLSAQSPDMLPGKRSLPPLQGAIEAPHGTTIVAVTFPGGVVLAGDRRATMGNMIAQRDIEKVFPADEYSAVGIAGTAGLAVEMVKLFQLELEHFEKVEGATLSLEGKANRLSTMIRSNLAMAMQGLAVVPLFAGYDVDRGKGRIFSYDVTGGRSEETGYASTGSGSIFARGAMKKLYHDELTEQQATMLVIQALYDAADDDSATGGPDVARRIYPIVTVITEDGFRRLNDTDSAEIARSILERRLQQPDGPRAALL from the coding sequence GTGGAAGCCAACACTCGTAGCACCGGGCGTCTACCAGCTGCCTTCCTGACGCCCGGGTCGTCCTCGTTCATGGATTTCCTGTCGGCGCAGTCGCCGGACATGCTGCCGGGCAAGCGGTCGCTGCCGCCTCTCCAGGGTGCGATCGAGGCGCCGCACGGCACGACGATCGTCGCGGTGACGTTCCCCGGTGGTGTGGTGCTGGCCGGTGACCGGCGGGCGACCATGGGGAACATGATCGCCCAGCGCGACATCGAGAAGGTCTTCCCGGCCGACGAGTACTCGGCCGTGGGCATCGCGGGCACGGCGGGTCTGGCCGTGGAGATGGTGAAGCTCTTCCAGCTGGAGCTGGAGCACTTCGAGAAGGTCGAGGGGGCCACGCTCTCCCTGGAGGGCAAGGCCAACCGGCTCTCCACGATGATCCGCAGCAATCTGGCGATGGCCATGCAGGGCCTGGCCGTCGTCCCGCTCTTCGCCGGCTACGACGTGGACCGCGGCAAGGGCCGCATCTTCTCGTACGACGTGACGGGCGGCCGCTCCGAGGAGACGGGTTACGCGTCCACCGGGTCCGGTTCCATCTTCGCCCGGGGCGCGATGAAGAAGCTCTACCACGACGAGCTGACGGAGCAGCAGGCCACGATGCTGGTGATCCAGGCGCTGTACGACGCGGCGGACGACGACTCGGCGACGGGCGGCCCGGATGTGGCCCGCCGGATCTATCCGATCGTCACGGTGATCACGGAGGACGGTTTCCGGCGGTTGAACGACACGGATTCCGCCGAGATCGCCCGCTCGATCCTGGAGCGGCGCCTGCAACAGCCCGACGGTCCGCGCGCCGCGCTGCTCTGA
- a CDS encoding endonuclease VII domain-containing protein, which produces MSDLPEFKRCSRCRRTLPLESFAANRSTRDGLQVRCRQCVAEYSAQYYRRRRAAEGKTVREHVDVPEGHKLCRVCGEVKPHEEWHRNSSASDGLSTRCKACRAIQGRAGHLKRQYGITEAQRDEMISSQMGICTICLAAPAVHVDHCHETGRVRGVLCFNCNSAIGKLGDDPDTLRRAIAYLEGNAWKPTLVAPGVYQLPS; this is translated from the coding sequence TTGTCTGATTTGCCGGAATTCAAGCGGTGCTCACGTTGTCGGCGGACGTTGCCGCTTGAATCTTTCGCGGCAAACAGGAGCACACGCGATGGTCTCCAGGTGCGGTGTCGGCAGTGCGTAGCGGAATATAGCGCTCAGTACTACCGGCGCCGCCGGGCGGCCGAAGGCAAGACCGTGCGGGAACATGTCGACGTTCCCGAGGGTCACAAGCTGTGCAGGGTCTGCGGGGAAGTGAAGCCGCACGAGGAATGGCATCGCAACTCCAGTGCCTCGGACGGCCTGTCCACGCGGTGCAAGGCGTGCCGTGCCATCCAGGGCCGTGCTGGTCACCTGAAACGGCAATACGGCATCACCGAGGCCCAGCGCGACGAGATGATCTCCTCCCAGATGGGGATCTGCACGATCTGCCTAGCTGCTCCGGCAGTTCATGTGGATCACTGTCACGAGACGGGTAGGGTCCGTGGCGTACTGTGCTTCAACTGCAATTCGGCCATCGGTAAGTTGGGAGACGATCCCGACACCTTGCGTCGCGCCATCGCTTATCTGGAGGGAAACGCGTGGAAGCCAACACTCGTAGCACCGGGCGTCTACCAGCTGCCTTCCTGA